The genomic stretch ATGTAGACTGGTTGATGCCTGCAATTCAGTTTCATATTCGCATGGCGATATTAACAACGAAAAAACGCAAATGATATGGTCGCGCACTCAACGCGAGTTCATTGGTTCTGCTACAGTCAGAATTACAACAAGACTTCAACTTATGGATGTAAGCGGTAATGTGCTGATGGCTGATGTGCTTGAGGAATAGCGGGAGTAAATACTTTGTAATGGGTACACAACAACTGAAGAGTGGAATGTATATCGTGTCATATACTCAAGACGGAATGACTCAGAATAGAAAACTAATTGTGAAATAATATGAGACAAATGAGAATTTGGGTGCTTCCGATAGTATTCGCCGTTGTTTTTTCTTCCTGTAAGAAAGACCCACCATCTATGAATGGCATTTATCTGCCTTGTACAGGTGGAGACTTCATTCCCTCACCCGGTGGCATGCTTTCGATGATTACGTTAGAGGGGCCGCAATTCACAAAACCGGTTTTTAATCCCAATAATGCATGTGAATTTGTTTATCAGCGTTTTGATAACAGTAAATACCAATTGCGCAGGCACAATTTTGAAACGGGTGAAGATGTTTTGCTCCTCGATGATGTCAGTATCATCTCCAAACCTTCGTGGGGTACAAATGACTGGATTGCTTTTGATTCCTTTCCCCACTACCGGATCAGAGCAGTGCACGCCAGAGACCAAACAGTGGTGCAAATCAGTGATGAAATCTACAGGTTATATCCCATGTGGATGCCAGATGGAGATGAGATATTGTATCAGTATTCACCGGTATTGGGTATTCCGTATTACTTGTTACGAGTAGCTTTTAATCCGGAAGAGACGCCGTCAGATCAAGCAGACACTTTGTTTGTAGGGCCGCATAGAGCAATGAGCGTAGCCGCCAATTCTTCAATCATTGCAGGTAAATTCGAAACCATGGACAATTACTTTTTCGGATTCGCTGAAATTCAGGATATAGATTTTAATCTACATGTACTGCCTCCGGACGATTTTCATTTGGTCGCTAACATATTTCATAGTTGTGTCTCTCCGGATGGCACCACAGCTTATTTTACGACTTATTTGAACAACAGCGACGATGGCCTTTACAGGGTCAATCTGGATTCTAAAACGCATGAAAAAGTACTTGAACATTGCCGGTTTTCACAAATTAAAGATATCGATCATGCTCCCGATAGTGAGTCTTTGTTAATTGTTCGCCAACACGAACGTTTTGGATACCACGATGATGGTCGCCCTGATGGTAAAATCTACCAACAATCTCGTATATATCTGCTGGATTTGCACACCCTTGCGGAAAGAGCAGTTTTGTATGAATGACCCAGGATTTAAAGCTCCGGCAGCATATCGTGAATGAGCAATGCGAAAAATTGAGTTTTTGAAATATGGGTCGATTGGTTTGTTAATGGCTGCTGCCAGGCCCGGTACCCTCATTATTGCCGCTATGCTATTTGGCTCCTGCAAAAAAGAGCAACTACCATAGGTTGGAGAGGAATCGGTATGTATTCATCACGGCTCTTTCGTTTTAAAAATGATTGGAGGTGATGTTATTAGGAATGATGGTGTTCAGTACAAAAATCCGGTTTTCCAACCCTTGCAACCCGGAGGTTATTCTTGATCCTGGTGCCATTGGTAGAGTTTGGGGACAGTATCGACTTACAGTTCATAGTTCCGGTATAGCTTACTTTTCAACGTTTGCCAATGCTGAAGAAGACGGCTTATTTCAATTTCACATTTCGTCGGGTGAATGGACCAAGTTAAGAGGACATTGTGTACTCAATCGTCCCACCCGATTGGATGTTAGTAGCGATGGCAACTCGCTCATTGTTTCACAATCTTTTGCTTATTTTCGATTGGCTCCTGAGGGCAATAAACCCGCTGGGTTTTACGATAACCGCAAACTTGTGCATTTTGACCTCAATACCCATGAGCAGACCTTGCTCGATTTACCTGAGCAGTGCAGTGATGGGGTAGATAACCCTCATCTCGTCCTCGTTTGCAAACCAGAACTAGGAAGGATTAAAGACATGCAATCCAAAATCACACTTTAATGTGATTTTACTGGTTCTTTTAAAAGCTCTGTCTCCTTCTCGTGTGCTATGTTGAGGAGGAAGAAGGCCTTTCTTCACGACTCAATGCTCAAGCTTCCCTTCGTCAAAAAAACGGAGTGAGTGGCCCATTTTTTCTTTTTTGGTGCGGAGGTATTTCTCGTTGTGCTGGTTGGAGCAAATTTCAATGGGTACATTGTCCACCACCTCAAGTCCGTAGCCTATCAGGCCGGTGCGTTTTTTAGGATTATTACTCAGCAACTTCATTTTGGTAATGCCCAAATCGCGGAGTATTTGCGCACCGATACCGTAGTCGCGGTGGTCCATATTAAAGCCCAGCTTGATGTTGGCCTCCACGGTATCTAAACCTTCTTCCTGCAGTTTGTACGCCCTCAGTTTATTGATCAGTCCAATGCCACGCCCCTCCTGGTTCATATACACCAACACGCCTTTTCCTTCCTGTTCAATCATTTGAAGGGCGGTGTGCAATTGCGGTCCACAGTCGCAACGGCAGGAGCCAAAAATATCGCCGGTAATGCACGAGGAGTGCACCCGCACCAGCACAGGTTCTTCCGGTTCCCAGCTTCCTTTTACAAGGGCCAGGTGGTTTTGGTCGTTGGTGAGTTGCTTGTAGGCCACAAGATGAAAATCGCCGTATTCGGTGGGCATTTGCACGCTTACCTCACGCTTTACAAGCCGCTCGTGTTTCATGCGGTAGGCAATAAGGTCTTTGATGCTCACCAGCTTCAGGTTAAACTTTTCGGCAATCACGCGGAGCTCGGGCAAACGCGCCATGGTGCCGTCTTCGTTCATGATTTCAACAATCACGCCGGCGGGTTCAAATCCGGCCAAACGGGCAAGGTCAATGGCTGCCTCGGTGTGTCCGGCGCGGCGCAGTACACCGCCTGCTTTGGCGCGCAACGGAAAAATATGTCCGGGTTTGCCCAGTTCAGAGGGCTTGGTATCAGGGTTAATCAGTGCCTGAACGGTTTTGGCGCGATCGCTGGCAGAGATACCGGTGGTACAGCCGTGCCCGATTAAATCAACCGATACGGTAAAGGGGGTTTCGTAGGCAGCAGTATTGCTCGGCACCATCAACCCGAGGTCGAGTTCATCACAACGGCTTTCAATCAGCGGCGCACAAATCAGCCCGCGACCGTGCGTGGCCATAAAGTTGATCATCTCCGGGGTTACACTTCGCGCCGCCGCAACAAAATCGCCTTCGTTTTCGCGGTCTTCATCATCCACCACAATCACCACTTTTCCGGCGCGGATTTCTTCAATGGCTTCCTCAATGGAATCAAGCCTTACTGACATACTTCCTTAATTTTCTGCAAAGGTACGTAATCTTGCGTGGGCCCTCACTTTTCTAACTTGATGCAAAAAGGCCTTCCAGCTTCACAACACTGCTTTGCCAGGTATAGTTTTGCTGCACGAATAAACGCGCGTTGCGGGCAAGTTCCTCTCCGCATTGCGGGTTTTTGAGCAAGGCTATGATTTGGCGCGCGTAATCTTCGGGGGTACTGCCTACCATCAAATGCTGTTGGTGGGTGGCACCCAGGGCATCGTTGGCCAGTTTGGAGGTGATGCAAGGTATGCCCATGGCCATGGCTTCGAGCAGTTTGTTTTGCAGTCCGGTGCCAATTTGCATAGGAGCCACAAACAAACGGCTCTGCCTGTACGCGTTGCGAATGTCTTCAAACCACCCGCCCACCTCAAAGCGCTCATGTTGCAGTCTGGTAATGGCCTCGGCCGGAGTGGCGCCGGCAATGAGCACCTTTACATCGGGCATTTCACGCCACACAAGGGGCATGACTTCGTTGTGGAGGTACAGCACACTGTCCACGTTGGGCGCATAGCTCATGTTTCCTACAAAGCAGAGGTCATAGGCCGGTGATGATTCCATCGGACGAAAAAAATCCATGTCCACACCGTTGGGAATGACGGCTATCTCACGCTGATTTTCGTGAAAAATCAGGGCTTTGTCCTGCTCCGAGATGATGCATTTGTTGTTGAAATAGTCGAAAATAAGGTGCTCATAGCGGATGAGCCGGCGAGCTTCGGTTTGAAAAAACTTCTTTTTGAAGTAATTGCTTTCCCGCTCTGCACGGCGCGCCATCCCTTTTGAGAAAGCGTCCTGGTAGTCGATGGTTTTGGAAATGCTGTGTTCGTTTTTCACGTACTCAGCTGTGCGCACCAACTGGCAATAGATGTGGTCGGGGGCAAAGTTCTGAATAATGCTTTGCACAGCGTTCCGGGCCTTGCGCTGGTGAAAATAGGCCACCTGAAAGGGACGGCTTTCGAACCACGCCAGCAACAGGTTGAGGTAGATGATGGCTTTGTTCAGTTGAATGATATGCAGCTCAGAACAGATTTCCCGGAGTTTTTCTCTGGCTTCGGGGTGCTCCGGTTGGTCGGACAGGCAGCAAAGGCAGA from Cryomorphaceae bacterium encodes the following:
- a CDS encoding glycosyltransferase, whose product is MKILVIVSRIPYPLEKGDKLRAYHQVRELSKNHEICLCCLSDQPEHPEAREKLREICSELHIIQLNKAIIYLNLLLAWFESRPFQVAYFHQRKARNAVQSIIQNFAPDHIYCQLVRTAEYVKNEHSISKTIDYQDAFSKGMARRAERESNYFKKKFFQTEARRLIRYEHLIFDYFNNKCIISEQDKALIFHENQREIAVIPNGVDMDFFRPMESSPAYDLCFVGNMSYAPNVDSVLYLHNEVMPLVWREMPDVKVLIAGATPAEAITRLQHERFEVGGWFEDIRNAYRQSRLFVAPMQIGTGLQNKLLEAMAMGIPCITSKLANDALGATHQQHLMVGSTPEDYARQIIALLKNPQCGEELARNARLFVQQNYTWQSSVVKLEGLFASS
- a CDS encoding bifunctional 3,4-dihydroxy-2-butanone-4-phosphate synthase/GTP cyclohydrolase II; translated protein: MSVRLDSIEEAIEEIRAGKVVIVVDDEDRENEGDFVAAARSVTPEMINFMATHGRGLICAPLIESRCDELDLGLMVPSNTAAYETPFTVSVDLIGHGCTTGISASDRAKTVQALINPDTKPSELGKPGHIFPLRAKAGGVLRRAGHTEAAIDLARLAGFEPAGVIVEIMNEDGTMARLPELRVIAEKFNLKLVSIKDLIAYRMKHERLVKREVSVQMPTEYGDFHLVAYKQLTNDQNHLALVKGSWEPEEPVLVRVHSSCITGDIFGSCRCDCGPQLHTALQMIEQEGKGVLVYMNQEGRGIGLINKLRAYKLQEEGLDTVEANIKLGFNMDHRDYGIGAQILRDLGITKMKLLSNNPKKRTGLIGYGLEVVDNVPIEICSNQHNEKYLRTKKEKMGHSLRFFDEGKLEH